The Corythoichthys intestinalis isolate RoL2023-P3 chromosome 1, ASM3026506v1, whole genome shotgun sequence genome has a segment encoding these proteins:
- the LOC130917840 gene encoding gastrula zinc finger protein XlCGF8.2DB-like — translation MCDHTHVKQEEESVMPYIKQEAEPETPYIKEEQEDKISKFSKTVSVKSEEDEGASEETGAVKHSSGSSFQHLTTKGEGRSQPDGLLAPLSGSDDLTSHSSDFNTDEEEDAFDQNALKSTNKSSLKKDSQKGAARKAFPCLLCDKSCSQKTNLEQHMLTHTVEKPFVCTYCGRGFSLKTNLKRHVQRHTGEKPFPCSVCGKRFTDKGTLNRHAKYHTGEKPFVCTFCCKRFTEKRNLTQHTRTHTATRTGGKPFPCSVCGKRFKEKGTLNRHQRTHTGEKPFPCSVCGKRFTAKGTLKGHTRTHTGEKPFACSVCHERFAEKRTLSRHARMHTGEKAFACSLCHQRFTQKSHLVSHATSHTG, via the coding sequence ATGTGCGATCACACCCACGTTAAACAGGAGGAGGAGTCGGTGATGCCGTACatcaaacaggaggcggagCCAGAGACACCCTACATTAAAGAAGAACAGGAAGATAAAATCTCCAAATTTTCAAAGACTGTCAGTGTAAAGAGTGAAGAAGACGAAGGTGCAAGCGAAGAGACCGGAGCAGTGAAACATTCGAGCGGCAGCTCATTTCAACACCTGACAACAAAAGGAGAGGGACGATCGCAACCGGATGGCCTATTAGCACCGCTTTCGGGCAGCGACGACTTAACATCACATTcttctgactttaacacagatGAGGAGGAGGATGCCTTTGACCAAAATGCTTTGAAATCGACCAACAAGTCATCATTGAAGAAAGACAGTCAAAAAGGCGCAGCAAGGAAAGCATTTCCCTGTTTACTTTGTGACAAAAGTTGTTCTCAGAAGACTAATTTAGAACAGCATATGCTTACACACACcgtagaaaagccttttgtctgcacatattGTGGTAGAGGATTCAGCTTGAAGACAAATTTAAAGAGACACGTGCaaagacacactggagagaagcctttcccctgctcagtttgtggtaaaagattcacagaTAAGGGAACTTTAAACAGACACGCAAAAtaccacactggagagaagccttttgtctgcacattttGTTGCAAAAGATTCACCGAAAAGAGAAATTTAACCCAACACACAAGAACTCACACTGCAACTCGCACTGGAGGGAAGCCTTtcccctgctcagtttgtggtaaaagattcaaagAGAAGGGAACTTTAAACAGACACCAAAGAacgcacactggagagaagcctttcccctgctcagtttgtggtaaaagattcacagcTAAGGGAACTTTAAAGGGACACACAAGAactcacactggagagaagccttttgcctgctcagtttgtcatGAAAGATTTGCAGAGAAGAGAACTTTAAGCAGACACGCAAGAATGCACACTGGAGAGAAAGCGtttgcctgctcactttgtcatcaaagattcactcagaagagcCATTTGGTGTCGCACGCAACAAGCCACACTgggtaa